TTGTCTACTTGATTCAAAAGTAAATATTAACTAAATCTATTTGTACGAAGTATTGATATCAACATGTATGTAATTAACCACATTAAATTTAAAAATTAGAGTTTATGTATAATCAAGAGAGATACTCTTTCACTTCGTATATGTCCAGGCCATACAATATAGGTCTTACGGTTTAGGACTATGTTTAAATAATGCAATTACATAAAATGTTTCGTATTGAGAAAGTATTGGAAATTCGAAATCAAACATAGGCCAAACACAGAATGTTTTCCGTTCCTATTTGTATTTGATTTAGGGCAAAGCTTTCTTTTCTGTTTGTTTGTATTGGTTTGGGTCTTAGCTTTTTGCTGGGCTTAGTTTGGGTCTTGTCCCTTAATGAATTTCTCATCATCCAAAAAAGAAAAGAAAAAGAAAGAGTAATCCATCAATATGACCTCGGTGTGCTTCACAATTATGTTCAATCACATCAACACCTCAGTTTATTATTTCCAGTCATTTGTGTCGTATTGCCTTTTCGGTGAAATTTTGTTAGGGATATAACCAAGGATTGGGGATCGAATTTGTTTTGGATTTTATCTTGTATATTTTGTTGCCGAATAGAATTGTTTCGTAAGATGTTGAATATTGGTGATTGTTTGAGGATTTGATAATAATGATATTTCGTCTCAGTTGCTTTAGAGAGAGAGAGAGAGAGAGAGAGAGAGCTGTTAAAATCTTTATTTTAAATTTCACAGATTGATCTCTCAGTTTGATTTGTACAGGGTGAGGATGGAAGAACACGAATTTGGTATTTTCTTTTTCCTGTTTCTTCTGATTGGTTTGTGTGGTTTCAATCTTGGTTCAATTTCATGTTTATATAGATACATTTTGCATATATAGATTATATTTGTCTTCATGATTCATGAAGTGTTTTGTTTTTGTTATATTTTGTTTGTTCTATCGTCTCATTTGAATGCTACCACTAATTACAGTACAATGCATAGTCTTGTTTGTTCTATTGTCTATTCCACTATCGAAAGCATGGACGCATCAGCAACAACAAATCCAAGAAAATAATAGGGGCTAGGTAAAGGAGCAGCCAGCAGGATAACAAGGGTTCAAGAGTATATTTCATTGGTATATTTCTTTGTCAAACTCTGCCATTTATTATAGTTTGCACATCTGTAATATAGACTAGTCAACATCTAAATAAATTTTATAGCATTCCTTGTCATAAGTTTCGTTTCGAGAAGTATCAGAAATTCAAAATCAAATATAAGCCGAACATACATATCAAAGGCATATAGGATCTACAACAACAACTAAAGAGATACATACATATCAATTTGAACTACTGACCTGCATTTCTGTGCTAACCGGGTTGACGCTGGTGCTAGTCATGATCCAAACGTAGGTTTCGAAATTGAGATAGAGGAAGAACACGCTTGTTTTCTTTTCTTGTGTTTTTTTTGTGGGTGAATGATTTCAGTGGTGACTAGTTCATATGTATATATCGGCTCAATCCCTAAAATTTTGGGTGGGTTAATTTGAAATCTCATTCCATAAGGAACTTCACATTTTGATTTTGAAGATATTTATAAAATATCTAATCGAGAAGATATTTAAAAAATATGGAAATGGAATTGATCTTCAACGGATTAATTTGGTAGTTGCATCTGCACTAATTTTGCACTAATCGAATTGCTTCTTCTATATACTTCAAACTGATTGTGCATTTGAATATTCGAGTCTAAAGCTAATTTCCTCAATAAAAGGAAATAGTATTACACTGAAATTGAACCTACCTTATGTATAGAGGCACATACATAACACATGACGTGTGTAATTTCTTGGGCTTTTTATAAAAGGCAATGTGAGCCCCATCCCACAGCGCGTGAATATATTCGTACTGGGCCCAAAAATTCCGAACGGACAGAACAAAGCAAAGCCGTAAACGTCACTGAGACACTGACAATGACATAAGGGTATGCGTCTACCGAAAACGCCGCGTTTTTTAGCACGACAATCACACAGCCACACCTAATGGCATTTACGCAATTAAAATTGACCTCTTGGTCGGCCGTGGGCTATATAAACCCCGTAGCCTCAGCCCATTTTTATTCATCGCAGAAAAGAAAAAAAAAGCCGAGACCAAACAATCAAAAACCTTTCAGACAAGCTAAGAGAAAGAGAAGAAGAAAATGGCCGCAGAAGAGGGACAAGTCATCGCCTGCCACACCCCTGAGAGCTGGGAGGAGGAGCTCAGGAAGGGAAACGAGACCAAGAAGCTGGTATTGCTCTCGATCCCGATCCCGATTTCTCTAAGCTAGTTTTAATTTGAGAAATAAAACTAATTTACTGGATTTGCATATTCTGTTGTATGTTTGATATTGGGGGTTGTTGTATATGAAGATGTTGAAATTTGTGCTTTCTGATTTAGGGTAAGCAAAATTGGGATTTTCTGGTTGGTATTTTTTTTTTTTTTTTTTTTTTAGTACAATGAGTCGGTTTTTGGTAATTTGTATTTTTGGGTTAATAATATTTTAGAAATGATTTTGGACATTGTTTGACGTTGTAGATTAAATTTGATTACTCTAATCTCTTGCTTATGTCGAAAGATGGAACTTTTGGCTTCGAATGAGGTCAGGTTTTGGTGAACAAGAACAAGAATTTGGGATTGTTTTCTAGGTAGAAAATTATTTGACGTATCTGATTGAGCTGACTACTCTTATGTGTTGTCTATGTCAATAGATGAATTTGTTTTGTGATTTAGGTCAAGTTTTAATAATCAAGAACAGGATTTTGGTTTGTCTTCTGTGATTTTAAAGTTGAACTAACATGCATTATTGTGGTGCCTGTTTCAATAGATTGTGGTGGACTTCACTGCTTCATGGTGCGGACCATGCCGTTTCATTGCCCCAATCTTGGCAGAGCTGGCCAAGAAGACCCCAGATGTGACATTCCTGAAGGTGGATGTTGATGAGCTGAAGAAGGTTGCTGAGGACTGGGCTGTAGAGGCAATGCCTACCTTTATGTTCCTTAAAGAAGGCAAGATTGTCGACAAGGTTGTTGGTGCCAAGAAGGATGAGCTTGTGCAGAAAGTAGGCCAGCATGCTGCTGCCTGTGTTGCAACTGCTTCTGCTTAGTTTCTATCTGGAGAGACAATAAGTGTTTTATTGTGTGTGTGTATATTGCTACCTCTAGTTTCCCTTGTTATGTGAAGCATCTGTGAATGCTTTTGTTACAATGCTCAGAATCTTATGATGATTCTAGCTATGCAGTGTTTTTAAATCTGAGTCACATCTCCTTTGCTCAATACTTTATGCAATTTCAGTTATGCTTCTTTCATTCACATAAAAATTTGGATACAACTATTTGGTCTGAGAAGTTTTAAACTAC
The window above is part of the Fragaria vesca subsp. vesca linkage group LG2, FraVesHawaii_1.0, whole genome shotgun sequence genome. Proteins encoded here:
- the LOC101309610 gene encoding thioredoxin H-type-like; the encoded protein is MAAEEGQVIACHTPESWEEELRKGNETKKLIVVDFTASWCGPCRFIAPILAELAKKTPDVTFLKVDVDELKKVAEDWAVEAMPTFMFLKEGKIVDKVVGAKKDELVQKVGQHAAACVATASA